Sequence from the Candidatus Methylopumilus planktonicus genome:
CTGATGAATAAATGTTTTCTGCAACTTCTTTTGTATAAAATTCACGCTTTTGATTTCCAGGCAGAATCCACGCGCTCGCAAAATAATGTTGTACTACACCAATCCAGCCATCAACCGATATCAATGACAAGTCTCGTTTTTTCATGTCACTAAAATTAATTTTTTTAAACTTATCAGCTTCGTTATAGTAAGCGCCGCCAATGAATGTAGGCGTAATTTTACTTTCTTGAGCAGAGCCATCATCATGCACAAGCTGGAAATAAGCTGATGGCGTAATCGCTGATTTTCCATGATTAGTAATTTCATAACGCACTGCTATTTGATAGCTACCGCGATCAAAAGAAATAATTTTTGAAACTTCAACATCTTGATTTTTGTAATGCAATTTTACATCTAAATGATTTTGTCCACTTTCTAAAACATAATTAGTTTTTTCAGATGTAAATATTGATTTATGTGTTGGCAAATCATTACCAATGAGTCCGGTTTGTGCAACATAAAATAATGGTTTTTGTGAGTCATCTAATAGCACAAATTTATCCTGCGCATTATCAGCCAAATGATTATTTAAAAGTAATCGACGAATGTCCCCGCCGACTGTATCAATTTCAATCTGGTATAAATCAGTGGCGACTTTAATACGCGAACCTGTTTCTAATTTAAAAATAGAATCGAGTGCAATAGTTTTAGTATCAATAGAATTTAATTTTTGTGAAGATGGAACGCTTGCATCTTGTTGGGTTGCAACTTCAGCGACTGGAGCATGTTTACGTTGCCAGGTGTCCCATAGCAAAAGAATTGAAAAAGAAAATACAACAAACAGTATTAAACGCTTCGTATCCATAAATTATAAAATTCCAAAATTAAATAACAGGGTCATGACCACCCTTGCACCATGGATGACATTTACCTATTCGTTTCATTGATAAAAAAATACCTTGTATTAAACCTTTTTTATGTATCGCATCTATGGTGTATTGCGAACATGTAGGTGAAAAACGACATTGCTGACCAAAAAAAGGACTTAATAATAATTGGTAACATCTGACAAATAGAATTGCGATTGATTTCACTTTTTTAATCTTGCAATCATTTGATCAACTTCAGTTTCAATGTTTACAAAATCGTTGCGATAAAACGATTTTTGAATGCGTATCACTATATCAAAATTTAAGAGTTGTTCTTGTTTTTTTCGCATTAATTCACGTAAGACGCGTCTCATATAGTTGCGTTTCACAGCCAACTTCTGTGTTTTTTTTCCCACGACCATACCTAAACGAAATAAGGACAACGCGTTGGGTTGGTAGTGAAAACTGAGGTGCTGAGAGGAAAGTCGCTTACGGAAATTAAAAACGGATGAAAATTCATCCGTTTTTGTAAGTTTGGTTAATTTAGTTTGCAAATTATGGAGAATTTGCCAAATAGGTCTTTATAGACCGATACGAGCACGGCCTTTAGCACGGCGAGCTGATATTACAGCGCGTCCTGCACGAGTCTTCATGCGTACTAAAAAACCATGCGTGCGAGCACGTTTTACTTTGGATGGTTGATAGGTACGTTTCATTGTATTTCTCCAGCTATAATTCGATAAGGATCGCGCAATTTACCGCACATACCCCTCTATGTCAACGATTATTTGTTTAGGAAGTCTTAAAACGCCTGTGGATAACTTTGACAGGTTCAGTTAAGATGAATTCCGTAAAGCAATCATTCCTAAAAAGCATTTTTACACCATTCCGGTTCTCTAAAATGCCAAACCAAGAAGAAATTGTAATTTTAATACTATATATATTGGATTTTGCCGTTANNNNNNNNNNNNNNNNNNNNNNNNNNNNNNNNNNNNNNNNNNNNNNNNNNNNNNNNNNNNNNNNNNNNNNNNNNNNNNNNNNNNNNNNNNNNNNNNNNNN
This genomic interval carries:
- the rpmH gene encoding 50S ribosomal protein L34, whose translation is MKRTYQPSKVKRARTHGFLVRMKTRAGRAVISARRAKGRARIGL
- the yidC gene encoding membrane protein insertase YidC; this translates as MDTKRLILFVVFSFSILLLWDTWQRKHAPVAEVATQQDASVPSSQKLNSIDTKTIALDSIFKLETGSRIKVATDLYQIEIDTVGGDIRRLLLNNHLADNAQDKFVLLDDSQKPLFYVAQTGLIGNDLPTHKSIFTSEKTNYVLESGQNHLDVKLHYKNQDVEVSKIISFDRGSYQIAVRYEITNHGKSAITPSAYFQLVHDDGSAQESKITPTFIGGAYYNEADKFKKINFSDMKKRDLSLISVDGWIGVVQHYFASAWILPGNQKREFYTKEVAENIYSSGVLTQLSVIQAGEKKEFSTKLYSGPQIQEELEKAAPGLSYTVDYGWLTFIASPLFMVLHWIHKLVNNWGGAIILLTVLIKILFYPLSAASYKSMAQLRELTPRLQSMKEKFGDDKAKFQQAMLELYRTEKINPMGGCLPILIQIPVFISLYWVLMGAVELRHAPFMLWITDLSVKDPYYVLPIIMGISMIIQTKLNPAPTDPMQAKLMMIMPVVFSVFFFFFPAGLVLYWVINNVLSILQQWMINRSIHAAALAKKGNAARK
- the yidD gene encoding membrane protein insertion efficiency factor YidD; amino-acid sequence: MKSIAILFVRCYQLLLSPFFGQQCRFSPTCSQYTIDAIHKKGLIQGIFLSMKRIGKCHPWCKGGHDPVI
- the rnpA gene encoding ribonuclease P protein component gives rise to the protein MQTKLTKLTKTDEFSSVFNFRKRLSSQHLSFHYQPNALSLFRLGMVVGKKTQKLAVKRNYMRRVLRELMRKKQEQLLNFDIVIRIQKSFYRNDFVNIETEVDQMIARLKK